The Sphingomonas sp. So64.6b genome includes a region encoding these proteins:
- a CDS encoding ECF-type sigma factor codes for MTANLKIEGSDTLVGALYQDLRKAAHRELRRAGSPQTWQTTAIINETWLKLHTRDDWESREHFIRTASTAMRHVMIDAARARLALRRGGGVPSLPIEAADDVAAGDLDDDTLIRLGETLGELAELDPDLARLVDCRYFAGLTEAETARVLDISDRTVRRRWVQARAWIHRSMLEQ; via the coding sequence ATGACGGCTAATTTAAAGATCGAGGGGTCGGACACCCTGGTCGGGGCGCTGTACCAGGACCTCCGCAAGGCGGCCCACCGCGAGCTGCGCCGCGCTGGGTCACCCCAGACCTGGCAGACGACCGCGATCATCAACGAGACCTGGCTGAAGCTCCACACCCGCGACGATTGGGAGAGCCGCGAGCATTTCATCCGCACCGCATCGACTGCGATGCGCCACGTCATGATCGATGCGGCACGGGCGCGACTGGCGTTGCGGCGCGGCGGCGGCGTGCCCAGCCTGCCGATCGAGGCGGCGGACGATGTCGCGGCGGGCGATCTCGATGACGATACGCTGATCCGCCTCGGCGAAACATTGGGCGAACTCGCCGAACTCGATCCCGACCTCGCCCGGCTGGTCGATTGTCGCTATTTCGCCGGGCTGACCGAGGCGGAGACGGCGCGGGTTCTTGACATCAGCGACCGCACAGTGCGCCGCCGCTGGGTGCAGGCGCGAGCCTGGATCCACCGTTCGATGCTGGAGCAATAG
- a CDS encoding M20/M25/M40 family metallo-hydrolase, giving the protein MSRTTALIAALAATALSTPLIAQTRPGITAAAPVVPAQIEKMRDAALKDDVAYDIIEGITTEVGPRLAGTEAEARARTWSLAKLKALGFKNVRIETYQMPVWVRGEETAEVVSPFPQKMRLTALGNSGATPPEGLTAEIAYFPSFADLQAAPDGSLKGKIAFVSNAMVATQDGSSYGSYGVARFVGPNVAATKGAAAIVIRSIGSDHGRGPHAGLTTFAAGVTPIPAAALSTADADNLSRMIARGKPVTLKLVLTPQQTGTHESGNVIAEVPGSDPKAGIVLVGGHLDSWDLGTGAIDDGAGIAITAAAAKRFLDGPRPRRTIRVVWFGSEEVGGFGGRAYAEAHGSEKHATASESDFGADRVWRFEVNLPESAKPVGDRLAAALAPLGIVRGKGLGGDGSDVGPMMQKGVAAIDLNQSGQRYFDYHHTPEDTLDRIDPEQLRQNVAAWTAMLGIIANAPEEIGSVTPR; this is encoded by the coding sequence ATGTCGCGCACCACAGCCCTGATAGCGGCGCTCGCCGCCACCGCACTCTCCACTCCGCTGATCGCTCAGACGCGCCCGGGCATCACCGCCGCGGCGCCTGTCGTGCCTGCCCAGATCGAAAAAATGCGCGATGCGGCACTGAAGGACGATGTCGCCTATGACATCATCGAAGGGATTACGACCGAGGTCGGCCCGCGCCTTGCCGGTACCGAGGCCGAAGCACGCGCACGCACCTGGAGCCTCGCCAAACTGAAGGCGCTCGGCTTCAAGAATGTCCGGATCGAAACCTATCAGATGCCGGTCTGGGTTCGCGGCGAGGAAACCGCCGAAGTCGTCTCGCCCTTTCCGCAGAAAATGCGCCTCACCGCGCTGGGCAATTCGGGCGCCACCCCGCCGGAGGGCTTGACTGCCGAGATCGCCTATTTCCCCAGCTTCGCTGACCTTCAGGCCGCGCCCGATGGCAGCCTGAAGGGCAAGATCGCTTTCGTCTCGAACGCGATGGTCGCGACACAGGATGGGTCTTCTTACGGCAGCTATGGTGTGGCCCGCTTCGTCGGGCCGAACGTCGCCGCGACCAAGGGTGCGGCGGCGATCGTCATCCGGTCGATCGGATCGGACCATGGCCGCGGGCCGCATGCCGGCCTCACCACCTTCGCCGCCGGGGTAACGCCGATCCCGGCCGCCGCGCTGTCCACCGCGGATGCCGACAACCTCTCGCGCATGATTGCACGCGGCAAGCCGGTGACGCTCAAGCTCGTACTGACACCGCAGCAGACCGGCACGCACGAATCGGGCAATGTCATCGCCGAAGTGCCGGGGTCGGATCCGAAGGCCGGCATCGTCTTGGTCGGGGGACATCTCGACAGCTGGGACCTGGGCACGGGCGCGATCGACGATGGCGCGGGGATTGCGATCACCGCCGCCGCCGCCAAGCGCTTCCTTGATGGCCCCAGGCCGCGCCGGACGATCCGCGTCGTGTGGTTCGGCTCCGAAGAGGTCGGCGGCTTTGGCGGCCGCGCCTATGCCGAAGCGCATGGCTCGGAAAAACACGCGACCGCATCAGAATCGGACTTCGGCGCCGATCGGGTCTGGCGCTTCGAAGTTAATCTGCCGGAAAGCGCGAAGCCGGTGGGCGATCGACTCGCAGCCGCACTCGCCCCGCTCGGCATCGTACGCGGCAAGGGACTCGGCGGTGACGGCTCGGATGTCGGCCCGATGATGCAGAAAGGCGTGGCGGCGATCGACCTGAATCAGTCTGGCCAGCGCTATTTCGATTACCACCACACGCCCGAGGATACGCTCGACCGTATCGATCCGGAACAGCTGCGCCAGAATGTGGCAGCATGGACCGCGATGCTCGGTATTATAGCCAATGCACCTGAGGAAATCGGGTCGGTCACACCCAGATAA
- a CDS encoding CehA/McbA family metallohydrolase, whose product MVLARTLFALLLALAVTTPAAAEPAAPDFRARGVVTGADHQHYREVPFDVPTGVERITVTLSYDKANKTVIDLGIWDPKTFRGWSGGARDRFTIGPSDASPGYLSGAIPAGRWRVTLGVPNARAGSCSAYTVSVFFDRGTARRATAAIADAPLNDAPGWYRGDLHMHDANSDGSCLSQSGKRVPCPLFRTIEAAAQAGLDFVAVTDHNTVAHLGALRELQPWFDRLLLIPGVEVTTFGGHANIFAPSHFVDFRIGSKGVPNVAALERKVAEAGAIMSINHPALPSGEACMGCGWTWPATDYAGITAIEAVNGTMAEGPLAGVGFWYARLNEGHRLTGIGGSDNHDPDAPAGKAPIGRPTTVVRAEALSTPAIIAGIRAGNVFIDVDGSRDRLLELQAISGAARAVMGETLQFVGTLELKVHVVGMTEGTIQVIANGKPDPSHQAVVTGPDEWRSFSLNRAQACGWISATVLSGGHPRLIGNPIYIRCR is encoded by the coding sequence ATGGTGCTGGCCCGGACCCTGTTTGCCTTGCTGCTCGCTCTGGCCGTCACCACTCCGGCGGCGGCCGAGCCGGCGGCGCCTGATTTTCGTGCCAGGGGTGTCGTGACCGGTGCCGACCACCAGCATTACAGGGAAGTGCCGTTTGACGTGCCGACCGGCGTCGAACGGATCACCGTGACCCTGTCCTATGACAAGGCCAACAAGACGGTGATCGATCTGGGCATATGGGATCCCAAGACGTTCCGCGGATGGAGTGGTGGTGCGCGCGACCGTTTCACGATCGGCCCGAGCGATGCGTCGCCCGGTTATCTTTCCGGCGCCATTCCGGCGGGCCGCTGGCGGGTCACGCTCGGCGTTCCCAATGCGCGAGCGGGAAGCTGCAGTGCTTATACCGTCAGCGTCTTTTTCGACCGCGGCACGGCGCGCAGGGCGACTGCGGCGATCGCCGATGCGCCGTTGAACGATGCGCCCGGCTGGTACCGCGGCGATCTGCACATGCATGACGCTAATAGCGATGGAAGCTGTCTCAGCCAGTCGGGCAAACGCGTGCCGTGCCCCTTGTTCCGCACGATCGAAGCCGCAGCGCAGGCGGGGCTCGATTTCGTCGCGGTCACCGATCACAACACGGTCGCCCATTTGGGAGCCCTGCGCGAACTTCAGCCCTGGTTCGATCGGCTTTTGCTGATCCCGGGCGTCGAGGTCACCACTTTCGGCGGCCATGCCAATATCTTCGCGCCATCGCATTTCGTCGACTTCAGGATTGGCAGCAAGGGTGTGCCGAATGTCGCCGCGCTGGAACGCAAAGTTGCCGAGGCGGGCGCGATCATGTCGATCAACCATCCCGCCTTGCCCTCGGGTGAAGCGTGTATGGGATGTGGCTGGACATGGCCGGCCACCGACTATGCCGGCATCACGGCGATCGAGGCCGTCAACGGCACCATGGCGGAAGGTCCCCTGGCTGGAGTCGGCTTTTGGTACGCCCGGCTCAACGAAGGTCATCGCCTGACCGGCATCGGCGGCAGCGACAATCATGATCCCGACGCGCCCGCCGGCAAGGCGCCAATCGGCCGGCCGACCACCGTGGTCCGTGCCGAGGCGCTGTCGACGCCGGCGATCATTGCCGGGATTCGCGCCGGCAACGTCTTCATCGATGTCGATGGCAGTCGCGACCGGCTGCTCGAATTGCAGGCGATATCGGGCGCCGCCCGCGCCGTGATGGGCGAGACCCTGCAGTTCGTCGGAACGCTCGAGCTCAAGGTGCATGTGGTCGGCATGACCGAGGGCACGATTCAGGTCATCGCCAACGGAAAACCCGACCCGTCGCATCAGGCGGTGGTGACCGGGCCAGATGAATGGCGTTCATTCTCGCTGAATCGAGCCCAGGCCTGCGGCTGGATCAGCGCGACAGTGCTGTCGGGCGGACATCCCCGGCTCATCGGAAATCCGATCTATATCCGGTGTCGCTGA
- a CDS encoding acylphosphatase — protein sequence MTATQRMIVTGRVQGVGYRNWAVNRARALGVTGWVRNTHGGGVELVASGEEEAVGALVEALRQGPEMARVDHIEVLAAQDAKLKGFTKRLGT from the coding sequence ATGACCGCAACACAACGGATGATCGTGACCGGCCGCGTACAAGGTGTTGGATATCGTAACTGGGCGGTGAATCGCGCCCGCGCGCTCGGCGTGACCGGCTGGGTGCGTAATACGCATGGCGGCGGTGTCGAGCTCGTCGCCTCGGGCGAGGAAGAGGCCGTCGGCGCACTGGTCGAAGCACTGCGCCAAGGGCCTGAAATGGCCCGCGTCGATCACATCGAAGTGCTCGCCGCTCAGGATGCCAAGTTGAAAGGATTCACCAAGCGCCTAGGCACCTGA
- a CDS encoding DCC1-like thiol-disulfide oxidoreductase family protein, whose amino-acid sequence MSDSTGSIIIFDAQCVLCSANAQFVLRHDRRRVFRLAPMQSAAGSALYRHHGIDPTNPETMIVVDGEHVLKDSEAVIAIYSGCGWPWRLAAIARAVPRPARDAAYRLIARNRYRLFGKRDTCWPPAIATGSYHRISLMPFVVPVAGLRQRALVAPPPRRQALLPALVAALRSVSL is encoded by the coding sequence ATGAGTGACAGCACAGGCTCGATCATCATCTTCGACGCGCAGTGCGTGCTGTGTTCGGCCAACGCCCAGTTTGTCCTGCGCCATGACCGGCGGCGCGTTTTCCGCCTCGCGCCGATGCAAAGCGCGGCAGGTAGCGCGCTCTATCGTCATCACGGTATCGATCCAACCAATCCCGAAACAATGATCGTCGTCGATGGCGAACATGTGCTGAAGGACTCGGAGGCAGTGATCGCAATCTACAGCGGTTGCGGATGGCCGTGGCGACTGGCGGCAATCGCGCGCGCGGTGCCGCGACCGGCCCGCGACGCGGCCTATCGCCTGATAGCGCGCAACCGCTACCGCTTGTTCGGCAAGCGCGACACCTGCTGGCCCCCGGCGATCGCGACCGGATCTTACCATAGGATATCGCTGATGCCGTTTGTGGTTCCGGTGGCTGGCCTTCGGCAACGGGCTCTTGTGGCGCCTCCTCCGCGACGACAGGCTCTTCTGCCGGCACTTGTGGCTGCTCTTCGGTCGGTGTCGCTGTAA
- a CDS encoding M28 family metallopeptidase translates to MRALIIATGALLLTAPALARDASPPRASIDPARLSEIVKTLASDEYEGRAPGTPGERKTIDFLIARFKAMGLEPGGDQGGWTQAVPLIHTRIGAGGSVSLTVANGQSMSLAQSTQINLTTVRDAPRIDIAAAPLVFVGYGVSAPEAGWDDFKGLDLKGKVAIFLVNDPDFEAVAGEDAAGRFGGRRMTYYGRWTYKFEEAARRGAIAALIVHDTAGAGYGWSTAAASNGENFDIVRSADDPRVPLQGWIEDDTATRIFTAAGLDLGALRVQARSAGFQPVELKGLNFNAALPVNVERIESANVLATLPGRTRPDESVMFAAHWDAYGAGPSDAQGKTIRPGANDDGLGVAGVLELARVFKAAPRADRTMVFALWTGEERGLLGSEYYATHPLRPLSKTAANLTLDILQTAGPAQDVILVGAGSSSLDADLTTAAKAQGRAITPETFSERGLFYRADHFSVVRRGVPSLLLMALGGAPDLKTGGRVAGQKWLDDYMTCYHKTCDAWSADWDLRGAAADVALFKTIGTSLGNSRVWPVWSKESEFAAIRAKTSAERR, encoded by the coding sequence ATGCGCGCATTGATTATCGCCACGGGCGCTCTCTTGCTGACGGCGCCGGCATTGGCCCGGGACGCGTCACCACCACGTGCAAGCATCGATCCGGCACGTTTGTCGGAAATCGTGAAGACGCTTGCATCGGACGAGTATGAAGGACGTGCGCCGGGGACGCCCGGGGAACGCAAGACGATCGATTTCCTCATTGCGCGCTTCAAGGCGATGGGGCTCGAACCAGGTGGCGACCAGGGCGGCTGGACGCAGGCCGTCCCATTGATCCACACCCGAATTGGCGCGGGCGGATCGGTTTCACTGACGGTCGCCAACGGCCAGTCCATGTCGCTCGCTCAGTCGACCCAGATCAACCTGACCACCGTGCGCGATGCGCCGCGTATCGATATCGCGGCGGCGCCGCTGGTGTTCGTTGGCTATGGGGTCAGCGCACCCGAGGCCGGCTGGGACGACTTCAAGGGCCTGGACCTGAAGGGAAAAGTCGCCATCTTCCTGGTTAACGATCCCGATTTCGAGGCGGTGGCCGGAGAGGATGCGGCCGGCCGGTTCGGGGGGCGCCGCATGACCTATTACGGCCGCTGGACCTACAAGTTCGAAGAGGCGGCGCGGCGCGGGGCGATCGCTGCGCTAATCGTCCATGATACCGCCGGTGCCGGCTATGGATGGAGCACCGCTGCGGCATCGAACGGTGAGAATTTCGATATCGTACGTTCCGCCGACGATCCACGTGTCCCGCTCCAGGGGTGGATCGAGGATGACACCGCGACGCGCATCTTCACCGCTGCCGGGCTCGATCTTGGCGCGCTGCGCGTGCAGGCCCGCTCGGCCGGGTTCCAGCCGGTTGAACTCAAGGGTTTAAACTTCAACGCCGCGCTGCCGGTCAATGTCGAGCGGATCGAAAGCGCCAATGTCCTGGCCACTTTGCCGGGCCGGACGCGGCCGGACGAGAGCGTCATGTTCGCCGCGCACTGGGACGCTTATGGCGCCGGTCCGTCCGACGCCCAAGGCAAAACAATCCGCCCCGGCGCGAATGACGATGGGCTGGGTGTGGCGGGCGTGCTCGAACTGGCCAGGGTGTTCAAGGCGGCACCGCGCGCCGATCGAACCATGGTTTTCGCGCTATGGACAGGCGAGGAACGTGGCCTGCTCGGTTCCGAATATTACGCTACGCACCCGCTACGGCCGCTCAGCAAGACGGCGGCAAATCTGACCCTTGATATCTTGCAAACCGCCGGTCCGGCGCAAGATGTCATTCTGGTCGGCGCCGGCAGTTCCTCGCTCGACGCCGATCTGACAACTGCAGCGAAGGCACAGGGCCGCGCGATCACGCCGGAGACCTTTTCCGAGCGCGGCCTGTTCTATCGCGCCGATCATTTCTCCGTCGTGCGCCGGGGCGTGCCTTCACTGCTGCTGATGGCGTTGGGCGGCGCGCCCGACCTGAAAACTGGCGGACGCGTGGCCGGGCAGAAATGGCTCGATGACTATATGACCTGTTATCACAAGACGTGCGACGCTTGGTCCGCCGACTGGGATCTGCGCGGCGCGGCCGCGGACGTCGCACTTTTTAAAACGATCGGCACGTCGCTCGGCAACTCGCGGGTCTGGCCTGTATGGAGCAAGGAGTCAGAATTCGCCGCGATTAGGGCAAAAACATCGGCGGAGCGCCGGTAG
- a CDS encoding helix-turn-helix transcriptional regulator translates to MYSQAFAIDPIASGLSPLSRSLMPQDGGPKIIVLDAARNLIQITAGARAMLAKGTVLRRCFDQLATVTRGDAARLDAALKLAVAEGQAHAAFEGDGEPLDADLAAVSTDGTCVGHVVMILKPALEERRQRLCDAQARFGLTRAESRLLAALFEGCSVPQAADRLGVARSTARTHLQRVFDKTGARRQGDLLRLVACA, encoded by the coding sequence ATGTACAGCCAAGCTTTTGCAATTGATCCGATCGCCAGTGGTTTATCGCCGCTTTCTCGCTCATTGATGCCGCAGGACGGCGGGCCGAAAATCATTGTCCTGGATGCCGCGCGCAACCTGATCCAGATCACAGCCGGGGCGCGGGCGATGCTCGCGAAAGGAACCGTGCTGCGGCGCTGCTTCGATCAGTTGGCCACCGTGACCCGCGGTGATGCTGCGCGCCTCGATGCAGCCTTGAAACTCGCCGTCGCCGAAGGTCAGGCCCATGCTGCGTTCGAAGGCGATGGCGAACCTCTGGACGCCGACCTGGCCGCCGTCTCGACCGACGGCACGTGCGTCGGACACGTCGTGATGATCCTGAAGCCCGCGCTGGAAGAACGCCGCCAGCGGCTGTGCGATGCGCAGGCCCGATTCGGCCTGACCCGCGCCGAAAGCCGGCTGCTGGCCGCCTTGTTCGAAGGTTGTTCGGTCCCCCAGGCGGCCGATCGGCTGGGTGTCGCGCGGAGCACGGCGCGCACCCATCTGCAGCGCGTCTTCGACAAGACCGGCGCCCGTCGCCAAGGCGATCTGCTGCGGCTGGTCGCCTGCGCCTGA
- the ettA gene encoding energy-dependent translational throttle protein EttA — protein MAVQYSYVMKGLTKTFPGAAKPVLNNIHLQFLPTAKIAIIGPNGSGKSTLMKIMGGIDPDFTGEAWAAEGIKVGYLPQEPQLDQTRTVIENVKLGAGPVAQMVERFNAISAEMGDPTDDTDFDALLVEMGELQEKIDAVDGWSLDSQLEQAMEALRCPPSDSSVVNLSGGEKRRVALCKLLLEKPDILLLDEPTNHLDAESVAWLENFLKEYTGNVILVTHDRYFLDNVVNWVLELDRGRYYTYESNYSGYLEKKSKRLEQEDREEQGKQKAIQDELAWIRQTPKARQTKSKARIRAFDELVAAQENRTVGKAAILIQMPERLGGRVIEAKGLTKAYGDKLLFENLDFNLPPGGIVGVIGPNGAGKSTLFKLITGQETPDEGEISVGQTVKLGYVDQSRDDLTATKTVWEEVSGGSDVFRFGKQEIGTRAYVGAFNFKGQDQQKKVGQLSGGERNRVHLAKMLKEGGNVLLLDEPTNDLDVETLRALEEALESFAGCAVVISHDRFFLDRLATHILAFEGDSHVEWFEGNFESYEEDKRRRLGDAADRPTRLAYKKLTR, from the coding sequence ATGGCCGTCCAGTATAGCTATGTGATGAAGGGTCTGACCAAGACCTTCCCCGGTGCCGCCAAGCCGGTGCTCAACAATATCCACCTGCAGTTCCTGCCCACCGCGAAAATCGCGATCATCGGCCCGAACGGGTCGGGCAAGTCGACGCTGATGAAGATCATGGGCGGGATCGACCCCGATTTCACCGGTGAGGCCTGGGCGGCCGAGGGGATCAAGGTTGGTTACCTGCCGCAGGAGCCGCAACTCGACCAAACGCGGACGGTGATCGAGAACGTCAAGCTGGGTGCCGGTCCGGTGGCGCAGATGGTCGAACGCTTCAATGCGATCAGCGCCGAGATGGGCGACCCGACTGACGACACCGATTTCGACGCGCTGCTGGTCGAAATGGGCGAGCTTCAGGAGAAGATCGACGCGGTCGATGGTTGGAGCCTCGACAGCCAGCTTGAACAGGCGATGGAAGCGTTACGCTGCCCGCCGAGCGATTCGTCGGTGGTCAATTTGTCGGGCGGCGAAAAGCGCCGCGTCGCGCTGTGCAAGCTGTTGCTCGAAAAGCCCGATATTCTGCTGCTCGACGAACCGACCAACCATCTCGACGCCGAAAGCGTCGCCTGGCTGGAGAATTTCCTCAAGGAATATACCGGTAACGTCATCCTCGTGACGCATGATCGCTACTTCCTCGACAATGTCGTCAACTGGGTGCTCGAACTCGATCGCGGGCGCTATTACACCTATGAAAGCAACTATTCGGGCTATCTCGAAAAGAAGTCCAAGCGGCTCGAACAGGAAGATCGCGAGGAGCAGGGCAAGCAAAAGGCGATTCAGGACGAACTCGCCTGGATCCGTCAGACGCCCAAGGCGCGCCAGACCAAGTCCAAGGCACGTATCCGCGCGTTCGACGAACTGGTCGCTGCACAGGAGAACCGCACCGTCGGCAAGGCCGCGATCCTCATTCAGATGCCTGAGCGGCTCGGCGGCCGGGTGATCGAGGCGAAGGGCCTGACCAAGGCTTATGGCGACAAATTGCTGTTCGAGAATCTCGATTTCAACTTGCCGCCCGGCGGTATCGTCGGCGTGATCGGCCCAAACGGCGCGGGCAAATCGACGCTGTTCAAGCTGATCACGGGTCAGGAAACGCCGGACGAGGGCGAGATCAGCGTCGGCCAGACGGTCAAGCTTGGTTATGTCGACCAGAGCCGCGACGATCTGACCGCGACCAAGACGGTGTGGGAAGAGGTTTCGGGCGGCTCGGACGTGTTCCGTTTCGGCAAGCAGGAGATCGGCACGCGCGCTTATGTCGGCGCGTTCAACTTCAAAGGCCAGGACCAGCAGAAGAAGGTCGGCCAGCTATCCGGTGGTGAACGCAACCGCGTCCATCTTGCCAAGATGCTCAAGGAGGGCGGCAACGTCCTGCTGCTCGACGAACCGACCAACGATCTCGACGTCGAGACGCTGCGCGCTCTGGAAGAGGCGCTGGAGAGCTTCGCCGGCTGCGCCGTGGTGATCAGCCATGACCGCTTCTTCCTCGATCGCCTGGCGACGCACATCCTGGCGTTCGAAGGCGATTCGCATGTCGAATGGTTCGAGGGCAATTTCGAAAGCTATGAAGAGGACAAGCGCCGCCGCCTCGGCGACGCGGCGGATCGTCCGACGCGCCTGGCGTACAAGAAACTCACGCGCTGA
- a CDS encoding TonB-dependent receptor, with translation MMMKAKMAGLGMAVLSMTYGTLAFAQTKADASPPAETPNSDEDIIVTGRAGSGERTKLETSYAITTLSNDALRSRAPSSVTETLKSVPGFWVEASGGEGSGNVRARGIPVDGFGSINLLEDGLPVQHDPSLGYLNADQAFRMDESIDRIEVVRGGPSSIFSPNAPGGVVNFITKRPGDSFSGNARILYGPTADLYRFDGWVGGPIGGGWKVDVGGFYRNERGVRDPGYTGNKGGQIRADLSRDFGNGHVSLSYKRLADNAVFYTGIPLSKDRDGNIVGIAGFDPHYGTTASRASAFLTLRNANGPVSFDNTDGSSIRLDQFSAMADWEFGDGWTLSNKARYRDSATVRNGVYPAAINIGAAYVASKQAALLAAYPSAAGLVLRYTDTGQAFNLTGQNGNGLIFENSARPVTVDESEFLDDLRLTRKFDLFGQTHDIAFGVYFAHIDETFRRYSATTLQDVSDNSRLLDLVAVNAAGQVVGSLTQNGVSRYGSEFANGSGSSDTIALYASDEWQVTPKLRIDGGVRYERVTTKGAQEGTKTVNLGDASTLADNNVLTGNGLFTPFDRRFDHVGFTIGGNWQFSDSAGLFGRYTSTFRLPSVGSFITSATAVPVIQGIRMWEAGVKASTPLLSVYATGFLTDFDSFSISNFQFNSSTGGYTSQTVYTDTRAYGVEFEGTIRPVEWFDFTVNATVQEATFRNLRFNEVTTKQDGTQQLTGRDYSGNQLLRVPKVALRATPGVNLFDKRFRAQMDVEYYSDRYADAANISKLPAYTVINASVRFGLTDQITLWAYGDNLTNQLGLTEGNPRAGELTSGQANDQLFIGRPILGRNVRFAVDFKF, from the coding sequence ATGATGATGAAAGCGAAGATGGCCGGCCTTGGGATGGCCGTTCTGTCGATGACGTACGGTACATTGGCGTTCGCCCAGACGAAAGCCGACGCGTCGCCGCCTGCAGAAACGCCGAATAGCGATGAGGACATCATCGTCACCGGCCGCGCCGGCAGCGGCGAGCGGACCAAGCTCGAAACCAGTTACGCCATCACGACCTTGTCGAACGATGCGCTTCGGTCGCGCGCGCCATCCAGCGTCACCGAGACATTGAAGTCGGTGCCCGGATTCTGGGTCGAGGCCTCGGGTGGCGAGGGCAGCGGCAATGTCCGCGCGCGCGGCATTCCAGTCGACGGGTTCGGCTCGATCAACCTGCTTGAGGACGGTCTGCCGGTGCAGCATGATCCCTCGCTTGGTTATCTCAACGCTGATCAGGCATTCCGGATGGACGAGTCTATCGACCGAATCGAGGTCGTACGCGGCGGCCCGTCCTCGATCTTTTCGCCGAACGCGCCGGGCGGCGTGGTCAACTTCATCACCAAGCGGCCCGGCGATTCCTTCTCGGGCAATGCTCGGATACTCTACGGACCGACCGCTGACCTGTATCGCTTCGACGGCTGGGTCGGCGGACCGATCGGCGGGGGCTGGAAAGTCGATGTCGGGGGCTTCTACCGCAACGAACGGGGTGTCCGCGATCCGGGCTATACCGGAAACAAGGGCGGCCAGATACGCGCCGATCTGTCGCGCGACTTCGGCAATGGCCATGTCAGCCTGAGTTACAAGCGGCTCGCCGACAATGCGGTCTTCTATACCGGCATTCCGCTGAGCAAGGATCGCGATGGCAATATCGTCGGCATCGCCGGCTTCGACCCGCATTATGGCACCACCGCGAGCCGCGCGAGCGCGTTCCTGACGCTGCGCAACGCTAATGGCCCGGTCTCATTCGACAATACCGATGGCAGCAGCATTCGGCTCGACCAGTTTTCGGCGATGGCGGACTGGGAGTTCGGCGACGGCTGGACGCTCTCCAACAAGGCGCGCTATCGCGATTCGGCGACTGTTCGCAATGGCGTCTATCCGGCTGCGATCAATATCGGCGCGGCTTATGTCGCCTCGAAACAGGCCGCGTTGCTCGCCGCCTATCCCAGCGCCGCGGGCCTGGTGCTTCGCTACACCGACACCGGCCAGGCATTCAATCTCACAGGCCAGAACGGCAACGGCCTGATCTTCGAGAACAGCGCGCGCCCGGTGACGGTCGACGAGAGCGAATTCCTCGACGACCTGCGCCTGACCCGCAAATTCGATCTGTTTGGTCAGACGCACGACATCGCGTTCGGCGTTTATTTCGCGCATATCGATGAGACGTTCCGGCGCTATTCGGCGACGACATTGCAGGATGTTTCGGACAATTCGCGGCTGCTCGATCTCGTCGCGGTCAACGCTGCCGGTCAGGTCGTCGGTTCGCTGACGCAGAACGGCGTGTCACGTTATGGCTCGGAATTTGCCAATGGATCGGGTTCGTCGGATACGATCGCGCTCTATGCGTCGGACGAGTGGCAGGTGACGCCGAAGCTGCGGATCGATGGAGGTGTCCGTTATGAGCGCGTCACGACCAAGGGGGCGCAGGAGGGGACAAAGACGGTCAACCTCGGCGACGCGAGCACGCTGGCGGACAATAATGTGCTGACCGGAAACGGCTTGTTTACCCCGTTCGACCGGCGCTTCGATCATGTCGGCTTCACGATCGGCGGCAATTGGCAGTTCAGCGATTCCGCTGGCCTGTTCGGGCGCTACACCTCCACCTTCCGCCTGCCGAGCGTGGGCAGTTTCATCACCAGCGCCACAGCGGTACCAGTGATCCAGGGCATTCGCATGTGGGAAGCCGGGGTGAAGGCCTCGACCCCGTTGCTCAGTGTCTATGCGACGGGCTTCCTGACCGATTTCGATTCCTTTTCGATCTCAAACTTTCAGTTCAACAGCAGCACCGGCGGTTACACCTCGCAGACCGTCTATACCGATACGCGCGCTTATGGCGTCGAGTTTGAGGGTACGATCCGCCCGGTCGAGTGGTTCGACTTCACGGTCAACGCGACGGTGCAGGAAGCCACGTTCCGTAACTTGCGTTTCAATGAAGTCACAACGAAGCAGGATGGTACCCAGCAGCTAACCGGTCGTGACTATTCGGGCAATCAGCTGCTGCGCGTTCCAAAGGTCGCGCTGCGGGCGACGCCGGGGGTCAATCTGTTCGACAAACGCTTCCGCGCCCAGATGGACGTCGAATATTATTCAGATCGTTATGCCGACGCCGCCAACATCTCGAAGCTGCCAGCCTATACCGTGATCAACGCCAGTGTCCGTTTCGGCCTGACCGACCAGATCACGCTCTGGGCTTACGGGGACAATCTGACCAATCAGCTCGGTTTGACCGAGGGCAATCCGCGCGCCGGCGAGTTGACCAGCGGTCAGGCCAATGATCAGTTGTTCATCGGTCGACCGATTCTCGGTCGCAACGTTCGGTTCGCGGTGGATTTCAAATTCTGA